Part of the Streptomyces europaeiscabiei genome is shown below.
CGCGGCCGCTCCGGCTGCGGCGCGGCCCAGGTACCCGCCCGGCGTCGGACGGCGGTCGTCCCCCGATTCACCCCACGATCGCCACCGGGGCGTCCCACGCGCTGCGGTCGACGGTGATCGTGTGGCCGCCGCGGCTCTCCTTGCTGTTGACCATGTACTGGTGGGCGCGGTGGTGCCCGGTGTACAGCTTCGGGTCGAACGGCCAGTCGGTGGTCGTCGTGTTGACCTTGTCCCACTTGGCGTACCAGAGGTTGCCCGGCAGGTTCGTACGGTCGGTGGCGGTGGCGACGGCCTTGGCGCTGGAGCTGCTGAAGCCGTAGAAGCCGGAGCGGTACTGCTTGGCGCCGAGTGCCTTGTGCCAGGCACGGACGTAGGTGAGCACGGCGTTGTCGCAGGCCGTGTTCGTGGTGTCGTACGCCTCCATGTCGAGGTAGAGCGCGCTGCCCGGCTTCATACCGAGGGCGGCGGCCTTGGCGACGGCGTCCGCTCCGTCGGCGGCGCCCTGCGAGGTGGCGGTCGACGCGGTGATCTTCTCGGGGCTCGAACCGGTCTGGCAGGGCGGCTGGGCGCCGACGTAGAGCGGGACGAGCTTCCAGCCCAGGGTGTTGACGGACTTCACCCAGGAGGCGGTGAGTTCGGGCTGGGCGCAGCCGCGGTTCCTGCCGCCGACGTAGACCGCCGCCGCGCCGTAGAAGCCGGTCTTCCAGGCCTTCATCGCGGACAGGGAGGGAGCCGTGCAGGTGTCGAAGGCGCGGCCCGTGTAGACCTTGGCGGCGGGCCAGGTGGTGGTCGTGGCCTGGGAGCTCTGCGCGGCGAGCCCGGCTCCGGCGAGGACGGCGGCGCCTGCGGCGGTCCAGGCGATGTATCTGCGCTTCCGGGACTGCCGGTGGCCGGGACGGCCCGGGTGCCGTCGGCTCGACCCGTCGGATCGACGGTGGCTGTACTGGTTGTCGGACATGTGTGGCCCCACCCCTTGATCGCTGTGTGCGTCCAGCCAAGCGGTGCCGTCTCCGTGTTCGGGAAACCCCGGCTCT
Proteins encoded:
- a CDS encoding glycoside hydrolase domain-containing protein, producing the protein MSDNQYSHRRSDGSSRRHPGRPGHRQSRKRRYIAWTAAGAAVLAGAGLAAQSSQATTTTWPAAKVYTGRAFDTCTAPSLSAMKAWKTGFYGAAAVYVGGRNRGCAQPELTASWVKSVNTLGWKLVPLYVGAQPPCQTGSSPEKITASTATSQGAADGADAVAKAAALGMKPGSALYLDMEAYDTTNTACDNAVLTYVRAWHKALGAKQYRSGFYGFSSSSAKAVATATDRTNLPGNLWYAKWDKVNTTTTDWPFDPKLYTGHHRAHQYMVNSKESRGGHTITVDRSAWDAPVAIVG